The genomic window TGGTGGATAAACGGGGAAAGAAGATGACGACGATCGAGAGAGAGACGAGCAATGcggaataaaattataaaaaaaatttaaaaaataattaaatataaaaaataatataataagatattttttataataaaatattattaaaaatattattaaaaaatactgTAGCAAACGCCAAATAAGATTCATGTGAATTGGAATGTATGATTGGTACGGTGCACAGGCCGTCACGTGGTGCTCGTGACGTGGGTGTAATTTTTCAAAGAAAACCAGCTGTCGGCCGACTCTGACAAAAGCTAACCTAGCGGACAATCGGAAAGGGACGCGTTCGGCTCTAGCGTTTAGGTCACCCCAGTTACAGAAAAGACCAGTCGTTGGGGTCACCTTAGGTTCCGATGGGAACGTAGGCTCATTTGCCAACGTTTCACAGCGTAATGCTATAGGGCACCCGTAAACCGCACATGGCGATCCTTTTTTTAAGACGGGAAAAAAGACGTGATCTAAGCTACAAACTTATATCGTCAAACAGAAAAACGGcaattttctaccaaaaaaaaaaaaaaaaaaccgtctAGATGCCAAGTCAAtagtataaatttaataaatctttTGTACTGATTTTACCTGCATTTAACTTTAAACCAAACTATTATCAAtcattataataattaaaaatcattattgatgctaagatttttaatattaatataattattaaaattattactgTCGTGatgatatgataaaaataatctaaaaaaaataacacACGCCATACCATATGGAATTAGATGGTATGGGACATATGATTATTGATGTATGGTATAGAGGTATTCTGATATTCATTTGCTGAACCATCCTTATACAAGTACAATGATAGAGTGGCATTTGGTACAGAGCCCAATATCAAAATAGCATACTTCGGTattatctcttttatttttttaagataaaataatAGTTTTTTTAATAGAACAATTAATTGTGGGtagaattttaaaaagaaaattttattatttaaaaatcattttaaaaaaacATATACTTGAAGGTAATGGTCCTAATTTACGTTATGATGGTCCGTCATAAATAGCTGTTACTTTAGCAGGTATCAAAAAGCGTCACAATGATTATGATGATAGTTATAATGTTTTGATCTTGTAAGAGGATACTCACTTTTTTCGGGgtacttacaattttttttcttgcatcACTACTTTCAGATAACACAAAACCGTGTGATGCATAAAGGATTGGTACCTCTGACCCTGATCATGGAGTGAATGAAGTCTGACCACCAAGAATTGGGATACCTGAAACTTTCTTCATCACCCAAGTTTGTACCATCATCTGTAATCCAATATCTCCTTAATTTTTACTAGTTGTTACCAATAGCGCTCCTTTTCGCCACTAGCTTCACGTTCTTCTAGCCTTCAAGAAAGAATTATCCAATGATTACCGGATCCATATTTAAGGATTGCTTTATTCTTTGTGTCCAAGTCTTCATTGCCAAAAATACAGATTTTCTGAAGAAGTAGAAACACATCCTTTAATATCCATCCTCTCATCAACCTCTACTGCAAAGGTTCACAAGGTCAATATGTATTGCTTCAGCACTTCAAATATTTGTTGTCTTGAAGCTCACACCCGGGCCGAATACAGAGATTTCCAGACCACAGGTTCGGGGGCCGACAACATAATGCTGTTTCAGGAAATCAATTTTGCATGCTCAGTCCATTTGTTCCATTCACTTTCTTATTTGCCGAGGTTTATCCTTCTCCATGTGTTCGGAAAGACTACCGAGCAATGAATATATAAACTCAGCTTGTGGATGTGAATCATCATTCACAAAGAATTGGTGAATTCTTTTTTCAATCTCAATCCAGCTGCAACCAGGTTTCTTCTTTAACCCTCTATCTCTAATCATTGCTCTTAGCTTGCGTACATCATCCCATCTTCCAGCAGAAGCATACATGTTCGACAGAACTATATAAGTAGAATGATCATCCGGATCCATCTCAACAAGAAGCCTAGCAACTTCCTCTCCCAGTTCCAAATTCCTATGCAAACTGCATGCTGAGAACAGTGAACCTAACAAACCAGCATCTGCTTTTAAACCAGGTGTATTTTTAAGTATACTGTAAGCTTCCTGCAACCTTCCCGAACGTCCAAGAAGATCTACGAGGCAGGAGTAGTGCTCTATGCCAGGTTTGATTCCATAGAGCCGTGTCATCTGATTGAAATAATAACGACCTTCGTCAACCAGTCCTCCATGGCTGCAAGCAGAGATTGCTGCAAGGAATGTGACACGGTCTGGTTTGACATTTGCTTTCTGCATTTCACTGAAAAGCTCCAAAGCTTCGGTGGATTGACCGTGCGATCCATAGGCCATGATCATGGAAGTCCATGACACGATGTCCTTCACCGGTAACTTGTCGAAAACTAATTTTGCATCTCTAACTGCACCACATTTCGCATACATGTCAACAAGAGCACACATGACCATCTCATTGGATTCCAGACAGTGGTCGCTTACTTGCTTATGGATCTCTCTTCCCTGCTCTAGAGCTGCTACCTGGGCACAAGCAGATAGAACACTGGCGAAGGTGAAAGCATCTGGTCTCACCCCATAAACTCTCATCTCATTGAAAAAATCCAGAGCTTTAAAGTAACAGCCTGCTGTCACATATCCTGAAATCATCACATTCCAAGAAACCACATTTGCTTTGGGCATGGTCTTAAAAACTGACTCAGCATATGCAACATTTGCACATTTGAAATATAGATCAATGAGCGAGCTGGCTATGAAAATATCAACATCTATAAGGTTTCTTAATAAATAACCATGAATAAATTTTCCACGTCGCATGTCAGAAGTTCTAGAGCAAGCTATCAACAAGCTGCTCATAGTGGTTGAAGTGGGCCGAACTCCTTCCATATTCATCCTCGAGAAGAGCTCCAAACATGAGTTGCTGTCCCCTTTCAAAGAATACCCACCAATCATCGAGTTCCAAGAGACAACACTCTTAGTCGGGATCTGCTCAAAGACCTCCCTAGCACTCCCCAAGCAACCACATTTCCCATACATGTCCACAATTGCCGAACTAACAAACCCATCCAATAAAATCCAGTTCTGACCAACTCCTCATGCACTCTCCATCCGGTCTCCAAATCCAAAAGCCTTGCACAAGCAGAGAACACGGTCGTGTATGTCACTGAGTCAGGCTTAAAACCACAACTTTTCATCATTCCAAACACCTCCAAAACCTTCGACGCCTGTCCATCCTGGTAATAGCAAGACATCACCGTATTCCAGCATGCGACATCCCTCTCAGGCATTTCATCGAAAACCTGAATTGCCGATTCATAGCGATGACATTTTGCATACACGCCAACGAGGGAACTCGAGACGACAATGTCAGATCCGAAACCCGATTTCAGCACGTTGGCATGTATCGACTCTCCTTTCTTGGCAGCAACCAATCCCCCGCAGGCCTTGAGAACACTCGGGTAGGTATAGCTATCAGGTTTAAGGCGAGGGAAGAGCAGGAGCCTATCAAAGAGATGGAGGGCTTCGTCGTACATGTGGTTCTTGGAGTAGGCGGAGAGGAGGCCGTTCCACAAGGAGATGTCTGATGGGTTCCGAACGGATTCGAAGACCAGCCGAGCCGCGTCGAACAGGTTGAAGGAGACGTACAAGTTGATGAGGGCTTTGGCGAGATAGGTGTTTGTGTTTAGGCCGAGAGAGATGGACTTGGAGTGGAGGAGCTTCCCTTGGGCTAAGGATTTGCCGGCGACGCAGGCTTTCAGTAGACCCGAAAGCATCTCGACGTCCATTTACACTACAAACAAACATCCTTCGCCGCCTGGAGGCGGGACGGGGAAGCCTTAAATTTTAATACCGGCACCCGGAGTGACGGAACCAGTGCTGAATGGTCTGGGCTACGTTATCGGTTCTCCTACCGCGAGTCTATCGATCCCACGTTGCAGTCGAGGATTGATACCTGAGACCCAGCCTAGCCTAATCATATGTGAGCCTGTGAGCCAGGGACTGGCCTGACCCAAATTCAGGGAGCTTTCTAATTTAGCCTATGAATTGGTCTAAATTCAGTCTTGACTCAATAATATGTTGGACCTAAATTTGCAATTCAAGTCTAATCCAACAAGTTATtggtttcttcttttttctttcgggTTCAAATTCAATAATTTGTTAACTCTCTGTcgaatttttgagttattattgcCTATTGCCATCTGTGCAAATAGCCTCTTTGCTAACTTGAGAAATAATAGGATCCGGCTGCAAATGGAACAAGTTCGATGAGAGATGGGCACATGCCAAATCCTATTTGTACTTGAATTTGATCAAAAACAAATAAATCTAGGCCTAATTTACTTTACTGGATTGGATTGCATGAaactatgatttattttattaatgCATTAGAGTTTTTTATTGAATTCAATCAAGAATATTTCAGATGTAAAACATGATAAGTATGTATTGATTTATTACTAGACATGTTATGCAGTATAGTAACAATAATAGTATGTAAAACTATCAAAAACATATTGAACAAAAGAATTAATTGacaactgcataaaatataatcaACAGCACAAATTGATTATACTATTCAAAGTTGCACCTTTCATTTCTCAGAAAAGTAACCAAGTGATACTATAaccttcaataaaaaaaaaaaaaaaaaaagcaaagaaatCAAGTTAGCTTTGAAATACACAGTATTACTTTTTTCCCTGATTAGTTTGTATTTGGATTGGGGTATCTGCTAGTCCAAATCTAATTCATTTGAAAAGTAGATTATTTTTCAATCCAAAATTGCTCCCGTGAAACACATACACGTACACTTGATCCAAATGTTTCAATTtggattatatatatttttttttctcgaaTTGATTTGGATCCAAAGTAGTAGCTTAATTTTTAAAAGAGAAAACAAGCCTTTTATCGAGTCGGCTCTCAGCGATTAAGTTTGCTAGTGAATGTTGAGAGTTCACTATTAATTGTTGAGACATGCGTACACAGAATTCTTTCCCATtggaaaggagaaaaaaaaaagcttgtaACCCCCAAAAAAACCAAAAAGctaatattatagattaaataggtgGTAGATCTTTTCTGGCCGGTTCCTGACCTGTCTTGGTGCTTCGGTATTAGGTGCATGTTATAAATTTTGTTTCTCCTTCCGgtatattatatacatcatacaGAAACAAAATTTAGTTGTCATTGGAATTGCATCTTAGAGACACCTATGTGTTCGTATTGTAAGTGTTAAAGATATTAAAGATAAATGGGAGTTGGAACATAGAGCTTTTTACCCTCCCACCCCCACACTGACGACCTTTAAAAGAACAAATATCTGTTAAAAAGGCGATATAAatatgcacaatatgtgccaatCCGGAATATGGTACTTCAGTAAGCCATACAacgaattaagaataattcttttaATAATATACAAGATCTTCaatcagttaaaaaaaaaaatggagaaagatCATGTCCTTCTATCACAAATCTGATTGAGGATTTCTTGAGCACATGGAGTTTTGAATGGAGAAAATATTAATGCCATGTCTGCTTCAAAAAATTGCATGTTCAGCTCGTGAGAAGTGGCAATAAAAGCCTTCCGAGTAGGATAACCACAATAGTAGACTTCAATTATTAAGTAGGTAGTGGATTGAGAAAAGGACATAGAGAAGACATGAAAAGATAGGCAAGTCTAGTGATACAGATCTCACGCCCAACATCTTTTGAAGGCTAGCGAAAGTTGCAAATTGCCTTAAAGAAGAATTTTGATACAATGTGAAAACAAGTCGGTGTCCTGCGTACAACGACTTGAGCTTCACGTATACTTTAGCTacaactaaaaatttaaaataaacaaTAAGATACATAATTAACTATTCAAAGGTTTTATTAGtagtataattttattaatgataTGCTAGGAAGCCACACCTTAGCCTCCAGAGCTTCGATTGCTAGAGTTCGCTTGAAACCGTGCTCCTCTCAATCTAAAACTTATAACAAATCACTTTTCTCAAAAATTGCATAGCGTGTAGTTTAATATAAATCGCCAGCAGCATCATTTTTTCCAAATAAGGGGAACGCGTCATTTGAAATATAATatcccaaacttttttttttttttacagaacaAAACTTACTGGTTTCATTCCGACACTTGTCAGTCAATCTGCGCATCAAGTTCTTACGATCTTCATAAGATGAAATGTCAAAagattcctctttttttttcttaagcaaCCTTTCCGATCAGACCACGGTTTTACTGATAATTTAGTTTAGATCCACCTTAACCCCTAGATCTGAGTAAAACCTTATCTTAATCCCAACCAGCTACTATTATAaatccccttttcttttctttttttattaacTAACAAAAACGCGTGGCCGCATGCTAGGATGGAATCCCCCACTTCTCAGCCTTCTCCCACGAGTCCACAATCTACACTCACATTACTGAAGAGTGAGGGCCAAAGAGTGAGCGGGGGGGAGAGGGTAAgtggaagagaaagaggaggggccATCGATGAGGAAGGAGAGAACGGGGATGGGGATCGGAATGGgcctccatctcctcctcctgGTGGCCATGGTGACCACCAACATCCTCTCCCTCTACCACCTCTCCTCCACCCGCAACAACTCCCCGCCTCACCCCCAAATCCTAGATCCCGCCGCCGCCGACGTCCCCAACCACCTCCTCCAGCAGCTCCACAGCATCCGCGCCACCATCACCCACCTCACCCGCCTCcgttcctccccctcctccgcctctgcctcctcctcccccGCCGCCTCCCCGTCGGAGCTCCTCCTCTTCTCCCACGTCGGTCCCATTGCCTCCGCCTGCTCCAACCATCCCGATCTCCTCCATCGCTACATGAACTACACCCCTTTCGGCCCCTGCCCCCGCGATCTCCACTCCGTCGCCGAGCCCCTCCTCCTCCgcggctgccaccccctcccccgtCGCCGCTGCTTCTCCCCTACCCCACCGAAGCCCCTCAACCCTTCGTCCCTCCCCTCCGATCCCTTCCCCCCTTCCCTCCCTGACGCCGCCGTCCTCTGGCCCCCCGCCGCCCCCTGCCGCTCCTTCTCCTGCCTCCCCACCTCCCTCGGCTTCGACCCCAAGACCGAAGCCTTCCGCTTCCTCTCCGCCAAGTCTTCTCTCGATCTCCCCCTTCCCCAGCTCCTCTCCCTGGCCCGCTCCGCCGGCGCCGCACCGATCCGCCTCGCTCTCGACGTTGGAGGCGGCACGGGCACCCTCGCCGCGCACCTCCGCCTCCTTGCCAACGCCACCGTGCTCACCACCACCATGAACCTGGGCGCCCCCTACAGCGAGGCGGCGGCGCTCCGCGGGGTCGTCCCCCTCCACGCGCCGCTCCAACAGCGGTTCCCGGTCCAGGACGGGGTGCTCGACCTGGTCCGGACCGGGCACGCCGTGAACCGGTGGATCCCGGCGCCGGCGCTGGAGTTCCTGCTGTACGACGCGGAGCGGGTGCTGCGGGCCGGGGGGTTCCTGTGGGTGGACCACTTCTTCTGCAAGGGGTCGGATCTGGACGCGGTGTACGCACCGATGATCGGGCGGCTGGGATACAAGATCATCAAATGGGCGGTGGGGAACAAGACCGACGCCGGCGCCTACGCTACGGCGGGGTCTACCTCACCACCCTTCTCCAGAAACCACTGCCGGCCACCGCCGCCAAGGCGTGATCAGGGATCGCCGGAGCTTGTAAACTCCAGAGGGTCTCAGGTCGCATGCGTTTTCTTTTTGCGGCTAAATAGAGCGAAAATTttaagggcaaaaaaaaaaaaaaagtgtagaTCTTGGGTGGAGGAAGAAAGAGGTGACTCGGAGGAGAAATCATTTGGATACCTAA from Elaeis guineensis isolate ETL-2024a chromosome 4, EG11, whole genome shotgun sequence includes these protein-coding regions:
- the LOC105043972 gene encoding LOW QUALITY PROTEIN: probable methyltransferase At1g29790 (The sequence of the model RefSeq protein was modified relative to this genomic sequence to represent the inferred CDS: deleted 2 bases in 1 codon), whose product is MRKERTGMGIGMGLHLLLLVAMVTTNILSLYHLSSTRNNSPPHPQILDPAAADVPNHLLQQLHSIRATITHLTRLRSSPSSASASSSPAASPSELLLFSHVGPIASACSNHPDLLHRYMNYTPFGPCPRDLHSVAEPLLLRGCHPLPRRRCFSPTPPKPLNPSSLPSDPFPPSLPDAAVLWPPAAPCRSFSCLPTSLGFDPKTEAFRFLSAKSSLDLPLPQLLSLARSAGAAPIRLALDVGGGTGTLAAHLRLLANATVLTTTMNLGAPYSEAAALRGVVPLHAPLQQRFPVQDGVLDLVRTGHAVNRWIPAPALEFLLYDAERVLRAGGFLWVDHFFCKGSDLDAVYAPMIGRLGYKIIKWAVGNKTDARLRYGGVYLTTLLQKPLPATAAKA
- the LOC105043973 gene encoding LOW QUALITY PROTEIN: pentatricopeptide repeat-containing protein At5g27110 (The sequence of the model RefSeq protein was modified relative to this genomic sequence to represent the inferred CDS: inserted 1 base in 1 codon); translated protein: MDVEMLSGLLKACVAGKSLAQGKLLHSKSISLGLNTNTYLAKALINLYVSFNLFDAARLVFESVRNPSDISLWNGLLSAYSKNHMYDEALHLFDRLLLFPRLKPDSYTYPSVLKACGGLVAAKKGESIHANVLKSGFGSDIVVSSSLVGVYAKCHRYESAIQVFDEMPERDVACWNTVMSCYYQDGQASKVLEVFGMMKSCGFKPDSVTYTTVFSACARLLDLETGWRVHEELVRTGFXLDGFVSSAIVDMYGKCGCLGSAREVFEQIPTKSVVSWNSMIGGYSLKGDSNSCLELFSRMNMEGVRPTSTTMSSLLIACSRTSDMRRGKFIHGYLLRNLIDVDIFIASSLIDLYFKCANVAYAESVFKTMPKANVVSWNVMISGYVTAGCYFKALDFFNEMRVYGVRPDAFTFASVLSACAQVAALEQGREIHKQVSDHCLESNEMVMCALVDMYAKCGAVRDAKLVFDKLPVKDIVSWTSMIMAYGSHGQSTEALELFSEMQKANVKPDRVTFLAAISACSHGGLVDEGRYYFNQMTRLYGIKPGIEHYSCLVDLLGRSGRLQEAYSILKNTPGLKADAGLLGSLFSACSLHRNLELGEEVARLLVEMDPDDHSTYIVLSNMYASAGRWDDVRKLRAMIRDRGLKKKPGCSWIEIEKRIHQFFVNDDSHPQAEFIYSLLGSLSEHMEKDKPRQIRK